One region of Monomorium pharaonis isolate MP-MQ-018 chromosome 11, ASM1337386v2, whole genome shotgun sequence genomic DNA includes:
- the LOC105836462 gene encoding aquaporin AQPAn.G isoform X1: MVNLKNALGADELTDKKVGLPRALLAEFLGTLLLNFFGCGAVATENVVAISLAFGLVVAGAIQGIGHVSGGHVNPAVTCGLVVIGKVPIIRGILYIVAQCAGAIAGSAILRALSADIMEPFLGVVRLSHGISPVQGFGVEFFLALILVLVVCGACDAAKPDSKGIAPLIIGLTVTVSHIVGIPRTGAGMNPARSLGSAVVMGIFDNHWVYWIGPIMGGIAGALIYVHAIGPAKQPEVPARTYASVATEEKELQNLTSRKNASPA, translated from the exons ATGGTGAATCTGAAGAACGCTCTGGGCGCTGACGAGCTCACCGATAAGAAAGTCGGTCTCCCTCGTGCCCTTCTGGCGGAATTTCTCGGCACCCTGTTACTCAACTTCTTCGGCTGCGGTGCCGTGGCGACCGAAAATGTCGTCGCTATTAGCTTAGCCTTCGGCCTTGTGGTGGCGGGTGCAATTCAAGGAATAGGTCACGTTTCCGGAGGTCATGTCAATCCAGCGGTCACGTGTGGTCTCGTCGTCATCGGCAAG GTACCAATTATCAGGGGTATTCTGTACATCGTGGCGCAATGCGCGGGTGCTATCGCGGGTTCGGCGATCCTGCGGGCTCTCTCGGCCGACATAATGGAGCCTTTCCTAGGCGTGGTGAGACTCTCCCACGGGATTAGTCCGGTGCAAGGATTTGGCGTGGAGTTCTTCCTCGCGTTGATCTTAGTGCTGGTAGTTTGCGGGGCGTGCGATGCCGCTAAACCGGACAGCAAGGGCATCGCGCCTCTCATAATCGGTCTGACGGTCACCGTCAGTCATATCGTTGGC aTACCGCGAACCGGAGCGGGAATGAATCCGGCACGTTCGTTGGGTAGCGCCGTAGTGATGGGTATCTTCGACAACCACTGGGTGTACTGGATAGGTCCGATTATGGGCGGTATCGCTGGTGCACTCATCTACGTACATGCAATTGGACCCGCTAAGCAACCGGAAGTGCCTGCCAGAACTTACGCTTCTGTCGCAACCGAGGAAAAGGAG CTCCAGAATCTTACCAGCAGGAAAAACGCCAGTCCCGCTTGA
- the LOC105836462 gene encoding aquaporin AQPAn.G isoform X2, whose protein sequence is MVNLKNALGADELTDKKVGLPRALLAEFLGTLLLNFFGCGAVATENVVAISLAFGLVVAGAIQGIGHVSGGHVNPAVTCGLVVIGKVPIIRGILYIVAQCAGAIAGSAILRALSADIMEPFLGVVRLSHGISPVQGFGVEFFLALILVLVVCGACDAAKPDSKGIAPLIIGLTVTVSHIVGIPRTGAGMNPARSLGSAVVMGIFDNHWVYWIGPIMGGIAGALIYVHAIGPAKQPEVPARTYASVATEEKERFEYIDSGRGGL, encoded by the exons ATGGTGAATCTGAAGAACGCTCTGGGCGCTGACGAGCTCACCGATAAGAAAGTCGGTCTCCCTCGTGCCCTTCTGGCGGAATTTCTCGGCACCCTGTTACTCAACTTCTTCGGCTGCGGTGCCGTGGCGACCGAAAATGTCGTCGCTATTAGCTTAGCCTTCGGCCTTGTGGTGGCGGGTGCAATTCAAGGAATAGGTCACGTTTCCGGAGGTCATGTCAATCCAGCGGTCACGTGTGGTCTCGTCGTCATCGGCAAG GTACCAATTATCAGGGGTATTCTGTACATCGTGGCGCAATGCGCGGGTGCTATCGCGGGTTCGGCGATCCTGCGGGCTCTCTCGGCCGACATAATGGAGCCTTTCCTAGGCGTGGTGAGACTCTCCCACGGGATTAGTCCGGTGCAAGGATTTGGCGTGGAGTTCTTCCTCGCGTTGATCTTAGTGCTGGTAGTTTGCGGGGCGTGCGATGCCGCTAAACCGGACAGCAAGGGCATCGCGCCTCTCATAATCGGTCTGACGGTCACCGTCAGTCATATCGTTGGC aTACCGCGAACCGGAGCGGGAATGAATCCGGCACGTTCGTTGGGTAGCGCCGTAGTGATGGGTATCTTCGACAACCACTGGGTGTACTGGATAGGTCCGATTATGGGCGGTATCGCTGGTGCACTCATCTACGTACATGCAATTGGACCCGCTAAGCAACCGGAAGTGCCTGCCAGAACTTACGCTTCTGTCGCAACCGAGGAAAAGGAG AGGTTCGAGTACATTGACAGCGGACGTGGCGGACTTTAA
- the LOC105836463 gene encoding uncharacterized protein LOC105836463 — protein sequence MENRPAPLRSRRVCRFCLSDSEPLSFIYERDHNKPFQVPLALQIMSCVAIEVYAADGMPQMICNMCRWNLDRSYKFKLQCKKADEALRDYPLSGVLPRPFPPIPNEPPAEIGVKRSVENSSRMQNEVSNKKQRMSDNESRDMREKRETRERERQNEKQREKASSDQLSEEDQDGGSEGEQEVSNAKEERKLEMGEIRVFACDLCERTFSLRQALMLHVQRGHRDRNFKCTECDRHFFTKYDLSKHMTTHSDEKPFSCAVCQKQFSRVNLLQRHEKVHRDEPRYACTQCEREFFTTEDLEKHEEASHKKEKQFQCNICNKRFQYKQGLERHEVLHNEDKTFACDYCKEAFHTSTKLARHLSTHAGHRPYVCKLCPRTFLLSHHLTRHMRTHSVEKRHVCEDCGKAFKRKESLEVHQLTHTKRTGMGLTCDVCQESCRNRADYVTHIKQHIEAGEKMGPDGLQPDNKKTVEIDSEEDEEEEDQYSDGDDDYEPPAYIVKKLPKPPKPPSETDDEEEEDETEDKEEKSERKEKEERKVVYVRGKDGNMLKKTIKTLMPIQRRDVQEQKAAKQATTTGSSSQSSSKGSTSSQKEESPKGSRVDDTEAQVQKIVASVFKEHKIPLKHQQNASQDNQPKESSTPVTRSQNTSQEGHKDNDKEAATRKTVNTVKVIKRIVLRKPAGGSSESSTPISTVAIKDGDVSLSGTPGSHKVKRVIVRRIIRQGDTTREVIMNPDGTAIDPAELAKLPTGNVVKRVVVKRPLDKSENLVQKILQCTERQKVEEDTVSNEKFELKTSASSSGSTSKSSSAAASQKTQPVAQSQDQETKEKLEQLEKRVEQQRLKIEELQARKAQQDYEAADEMLPERHDESEDEQQLPLKRVFVKRKQSIYDEEREYNDDTETAPTKSNPAQEEKTETEQVKEEVNPAVEETLENVQKEVQSITVKSTVSGNSNTTSSSTLAPKKGPTISGNKVYSNKRYMIVKPSDTSEVEEMSRELCSIFETTDNVVKMQETVLSNLSEISGIAASSTSDVNVKQKSTESAMEVDEQVDGEVNTKDIKEETVMEVEVAQEEIKLDPEMEEPTQVIVQEESQPESAISQDLSETASIFETADEMLEVRKSASDNLNDSVIELSQGNDTINLNDTNDSQDSLEDKLSQMEG from the exons ATGGAGAATAGACCGGCGCCGCTACGCTCGCGGCGCGTCTGCCGATTCTGCTTGTCGGATTCGGAGCCGCTGAGCTTCATCTACGAGCGCGATCACAACAAGCCGTTCCAGGTGCCGCTCGCGTTGCAGATCATGTCCTGCGTCGCCATCGAG GTGTACGCCGCGGATGGGATGCCACAGATGATTTGCAACATGTGCCGCTGGAATTTGGACCGCTCGTACAAATTCAAGCTACAATGCAAGAAGGCCGACGAGGCGTTGCGAGATTATCCCCTGTCCGGAGTATTGCCGAGACCCTTTCCGCCCATTCCCAACGAGCCGCCAGCGGAAATTGGTGTCAAAAGGTCCGTTGAGAATTCTTCTAGGATGCAGAATGAAGTTTCTAACAAGAAGCAACGCATGTCCGATAACGAGAGCAGAGATATGAGAGAGAAACGTGAAaccagagaaagagagcgacaAAACGAGAAACAAAGAGAGAAGGCCAGCAGCGACCAGCTTTCCGAAGAGGATCAAGATGGAGGCAGCGAGGGTGAGCAGGAGGTGAGCAACGCCAAGGAGGAGAGGAAATTAGAAATGGGAGAGATCAGGGTGTTTGCGTGCGATCTTTGCGAACGCACTTTTTCTCTGCGTCAGGCACTGATGCTGCACGTTCAGCGCGGTCATCGCGATCGCAACTTCAAGTGCACCGAGTGCGACCGGCACTTCTTCACCAAGTACGATCTGAGCAAACATATGACCACGCACTCGGACGAGAAACCGTTCTCGTGCGCGGTTTGCCAGAAACAGTTCTCGCGGGTGAATCTGCTGCAGCGTCACGAGAAGGTGCACAGGGACGAACCGCGTTACGCTTGCACGCAGTGCGAGCGCGAGTTCTTTACCACGGAGGATCTTGAGAAGCACGAGGAGGCGTCGCACAAGAAGGAGAAGCAATTCCAGTGCAATATCTGTAACAAGCGCTTCCAATACAAGCAAGGTCTGGAACGGCACGAGGTATTGCACAACGAGGACAAGACGTTTGCGTGCGACTATTGCAAGGAGGCCTTTCACACCAGCACGAAACTGGCTCGGCATCTGTCTACCCATGCTGGCCATCGGCCATACGTGTGTAAATTGTGCCCGCGCACGTTCCTACTATCGCATCATTTGACTCGGCACATGCGGACGCATTCGGTGGAGAAACGCCACGTGTGCGAGGACTGTGGCAAGGCGTTCAAACGCAAGGAGAGCCTGGAGGTGCACCAGTTGACGCACACGAAGCGCACGGGAATGGGTCTTACCTGCGATGTCTGTCAAGAATCCTGTCGCAATCGCGCCGACTACGTCACTCACATTAAGCAGCATATCGAGGCAGGCGAGAAAATGGGTCCGGACGGTCTGCAACCCGATAACAAAAAAACTGTTGAAATAGATTCTGAAGAGgatgaggaggaggaagatCAGTATTCCGATGGGGACGACGATTACGAACCGCCGGCGTACATTGTAAAGAAGTTGCCGAAACCGCCGAAGCCGCCTTCCGAGACTGATgatgaagaagaggaagatgAGACGGAAGACAAGGAAGAGAAATCCGAGAGGAAGGAGAAGGAAGAACGTAAGGTGGTGTATGTGCGCGGTAAAGATGGTAACATGTTGAAAAAGACCATTAAGACGCTAATGCCAATCCAGCGTCGCGATGTTCAAGAGCAGAAAGCTGCGAAACAAGCCACTACGACTGGCTCCTCGTCGCAGAGCAGCTCGAAAGGCTCCACGTCATCGCAGAAAGAGGAGAGTCCTAAGGGTAGCCGCGTGGATGATACCGAGGCGCAAGTGCAGAAAATCGTCGCCTCGGTATTCAAGGAACACAAGATCCCACTGAAGCACCAGCAGAACGCCAGTCAAGATAATCAGCCTAAGGAATCGTCAACGCCTGTGACGAGATCCCAGAACACTTCCCAAGAAGGTCACAAGGACAACGATAAGGAGGCAGCAACTCGCAAAACGGTCAACACCGTCAAAGTGATTAAAAGAATTGTGTTGAGGAAACCGGCAGGAGGCAGCAGTGAAAGTAGTACGCCAATCAGTACAGTCGCTATCAAAGACGGGGACGTGTCTCTGAGCGGCACTCCTGGCTCGCACAAGGTGAAGCGAGTGATCGTTCGTAGAATTATCCGTCAGGGTGACACTACTCGTGAAGTTATTATGAATCCGGATGGCACGGCGATAGATCCCGCAGAGCTGGCGAAACTGCCTACCGGCAATGTAGTGAAGCGAGTAGTGGTGAAGCGACCGCTCGATAAGAGTGAGAATCTGGTACAGAAGATACTGCAATGCACAGAACGTCAAAAAGTAGAAGAGGATACCGTttcaaatgaaaaatttgagCTGAAGACTTCGGCATCATCCAGTGGCTCTACATCGAAGAGCAGCTCGGCGGCCGCTTCGCAGAAAACGCAGCCGGTCGCCCAAAGTCAAGATCAGGAAACCAAGGAGAAATTGGAGCAGTTGGAGAAGCGAGTAGAGCAGCAGAGATTGAAGATCGAAGAGCTGCAGGCGAGGAAAGCGCAGCAAGATTACGAGGCTGCAGATGAGATGCTACCGGAACGACATGACGAGTCTGAGGATGAACAGCAGCTACCGCTCAAGAGAGTATTTGTGAAGCGAAAACAAAGTATATATGACGAGGAGCGAGAATACAATGATGACACGGAAACGGCGCCGACAAAAAGTAATCCAGCCCAAGAGGAGAAAACTGAAACGGAGCAAGTGAAGGAAGAGGTTAATCCTGCCGTGGAGGAGACATTGGAAAATGTTCAAAAAGAAGTACAGAGCATAACAGTAAAATCAACGGTGAGCGGCAACAGTAATACCACATCAAGTAGCACACTGGCTCCGAAGAAGGGTCCGACAATCTCCGGCAACAAAGTGTATTCGAATAAGCGTTACATGATTGTAAAGCCTAGTGATACATCGGAGGTGGAAGAAATGAGTCGAGAATTGTGCAGTATTTTCGAAACGACCGACAACGTGGTAAAGATGCAGGAGACCGTGTTGAGCAACCTCTCGGAAATTTCTGGTATCGCAGCGTCGTCAACGTCAGACGTAAATGTGAAACAAAAGTCGACCGAATCGGCGATGGAGGTCGACGAGCAGGTGGATGGCGAAGTGAATACAAAAGATATCAAGGAGGAGACAGTGATGGAGGTTGAAGTCGCGCAAGAGGAAATTAAGCTGGATCCCGAGATGGAGGAGCCTACGCAGGTGATCGTGCAAGAGGAGAGTCAGCCTGAATCCGCAATTAGCCAAGATCTCTCTGAAACCGCTTCTATTTTCGAAACAGCGGACGAAATGCTGGAGGTCCGAAAATCGGCGAGTGACAATCTGAACGACTCTGTCATCGAATTGTCGCAGGGTAATGACACTATCAATCTGAACGATACTAATGATAGCCAGGATAGCTTGGAGGATAAACTTTCGCAGATGGAGGGTTGA
- the LOC105836458 gene encoding sodium/potassium-transporting ATPase subunit alpha has translation MWRVLHKSQQQRNRDLDALRRDIDTDVHIKSPEDLLLSLQVDFERGLSTTVVRNRLRDQGPNALTPPKKTLKIVKILRRFCGGLSLLIWVGAILCFGNYFLELETYGEASEDHLWLGVVLIALIVIIGGFNYYQDSKSSRIMESFQQMIPQRAKVLRDGERKEVLATELVVGDIVLLETGDRVPADIRVLECQALKVDNASITGESIPLIRTANMPQTGSVIQAKNMVFFSTDIVEGSGKGVVVACGDHTVMGRVAKLTSRLPTRPTPLSREIHRFMKLVSCWAIFLGVSFFSMSMAMGHDWIDSIVFLIGIIVANVPEGIIASMTVSLTLTAKRMASKNCLVKNLEAVETLGCTAVICSDKTGTLTQNKMTVRHVWYDGQLHEVMASDTWRKYANNLGFKNLARIASLCNRADWAPMNKPLPPLNKRKILGDASDAALLRCMEILVKGGANSFRKDYIKVLEIPFNSTDKFQANVHLFRGKYLVCFKGAPERVLERCSTVAFDNKTKALNEETRTAYTESCYILANNGERVLGFADLELSTEDFPMDYHFEADPPNFPLENLRLIGLVAMMDPPRPTVPDAVYKCRCAGIKIIMVTGDHPVTAKAIAKYVGIITSHDNHDNNNSNARIRNIVVTGAQLQDLPPEQLDQLIRQHQEIVFARTSPVQKLQIVESCQRLHLITAVTGDGVNDSPALKKADVGIAMGITGSDVSKEVADLILLDDNFASIVTGIEEGRRIFDNLKSSIAYTLASNVPEIMPFLAFIMLGIPLPVGIICILCIDLGTDMWPAVSLAYEKSESDIMLRKPRIPQSDHLVSRRLIFMAYGQIGIIEACAGFFTYFVVMAEHGFLPKRLLGLRQQWDSRMVNDLEDSFGQEWTYEQRKILEYTCHTAFFVSIVIAQLADAMVCKTRRNSLLRQGMGNWALNLGLLLEIVLACVICYVPYMDRILKTYPLKPEWWLLGLPYAIIILIYEELRKWWIRRHPGGWWDRETSY, from the exons ATGTGGCGTGTTTTGCACAAATCGCAACAGCAACGCAATCGCGATCTAGATGCTCTTCGTCGGGATATCGACACCGACGTGCACATTAAATCGCCGGAGGATTTACTGCTAAGCCTACAGGTGGATTTTGAACGGGGTTTATCGACAACCGTTGTGAGAAATCGTCTACGAGATCAGGGACCAAATGCACTGACTCCGCCAAAGAAAACCTTGAAAATTGTGAAGATTTTGCGTCGATTCTGCGGAGGACTTTCTTTGTTAATATGG GTAGGCGCCATTTTATGTTTTGGCAATTACTTCTTGGAGCTGGAAACTTACGGTGAAGCTTCCGAAGATCACCTATGGCTCGGTGTAGTCCTGATTGCACTTATCGTGATCATCGGCGGGTTCAATTACTATCAAGACTCTAAGAGCTCGCGCATCATGGAATCATTCCAGCAGATGATACCGCAACGTGCCAAGGTCCTACGGGATGGCGAGAGAAAGGAGGTGCTGGCGACCGAGCTGGTGGTCGGGGACATCGTCCTGCTGGAGACCGGCGACCGGGTGCCTGCTGACATTAGGGTCCTGGAATGTCAAG ctttAAAGGTCGATAATGCATCAATTACGGGTGAATCGATACCATTGATACGGACGGCTAATATGCCGCAAACCGGAAGTGTCATTCAAGCAAAAAACATGGTATTCTTTTCTACAGACATTGTCGAAG GCAGTGGAAAAGGCGTCGTAGTGGCCTGTGGCGATCACACGGTAATGGGCAGAGTGGCCAAGCTAACTTCGAGATTGCCGACCCGACCAACGCCTCTCTCTAGAGAAATACATCGCTTCATGAAACTGGTGTCATGCTGGGCCATCTTTCTAGGTGTTTCCTTCTTCTCCATGTCTATGGCGATGGGCCACGACTGGATCGACTCGATAGTATTTCTGATCGGCATCATCGTGGCGAATGTGCCGGAGGGCATTATTGCCTCGATGACGGTCAGCCTGACCTTGACCGCTAAAAGGATGGCCAGCAAGAATTGCCTGGTGAAGAATCTCGAGGCCGTCGAGACTCTGGGATGCACTGCCGTTATCTGCAGTGACAAGACCGGCACCCTCACGCAGAATAAAATGACC GTGCGACACGTGTGGTATGATGGCCAGCTGCACGAGGTGATGGCGTCGGATACATGGCGGAAATATGCTAACAATTTAGGTTTTAAAAATCTAGCTAGAATAGCGAGTCTCTGTAATCGCGCCGACTGGGCACCGATGAACAAACCGCTGCCACcgttaaacaaaagaaaaatcttaGGAGACGCCTCGGATGCAGCTTTATTAAGATGCATGGAGATTCTCGTAAAGGGAGGAGCTAATTCTTTTAGAAAGGACTACATCAAA GTATTGGAAATTCCTTTCAATTCGACTGACAAATTCCAAGCAAACGTGCACTTATTTCGCGGCAAATATCTCGTATGTTTCAAAGGCGCTCCCGAACGTGTCCTCGAACGTTGTTCGACGGTGGCGTTCGATAACAAAACTAAAGCTTTAAACGAGGAGACAAGAACAGCGTATACGGAATCTTGCTATATCCTGGCGAATAACGGAGAACGCGTCCTTGGCTTTGCCGATCTCGAACTCTCGACCGAGGACTTTCCCATGGATTATCATTTTGAGGCTGATCCTCCAAATTTCCCTCTTGAAAACTTGAGATTG atCGGCTTAGTAGCCATGATGGACCCACCACGACCAACTGTTCCCGATGCCGTGTACAAGTGTCGTTGCGCCGGCATCAAAATCATCATGGTGACCGGTGATCATCCCGTCACCGCCAAAGCGATCGCCAAATACGTCGGCATTATTACCAGCCACGATAACCATGACAATAACAATAGCAATGCCAGAATACGAAACATCGTGGTGACGGGTGCACAACTACAGGATTTACCACCGGAACAACTAGACCAGCTGATCAGGCAACATCAGGAAATCGTGTTCGCCAGAACGTCGCCGGTGCAAAAGCTGCAGATCGTTGAGAGTTGTCAACGATTGCATCTAATCACTGCGGTTACTGGCGACGGTGTCAATGACTCCCCGGCTCTGAAGAAAGCTGACGTCGGCATCGCCATGGGTATCACAG GATCGGATGTGAGCAAGGAAGTGGCGGACTTGATATTGCTGGACGACAATTTCGCGTCGATAGTAACGGGGATCGAGGAGGGCCGGCGGATATTCGACAATCTGAAATCAAGCATTGCGTATACTCTGGCGAGTAATGTTCCGGAAATAATGCCTTTCCTGGCATTCATCATGCTTGGGATTCCTTTGCCGGTCGGTATAATTTGCATCTTGTGCATTGATCTAGGGACGGACATGTGGCCGGCAGTCTCTTTGGCTTACGAAAAATCCGAGTCGGATATAATGTTGAG aaaaccCAGAATACCCCAGAGCGATCATCTGGTCAGCCGGCGGCTGATCTTCATGGCGTATGGTCAGATTGGCATAATTGAGGCGTGTGCGGGCTTTTTTACGTATTTCGTGGTAATGGCCGAACACGGTTTCTTGCCTAAACGATTGTTAGGTCTAAGACAACAATGGGACAGCAGGATGGTGAACGATCTGGAGGACAGTTTCGGACAAGAATGGACTTACGAACAGCGCAAGATCCTCGAATACACCTGCCACACCGCCTTCTTTGTCAGCATTGTAATCGCTCAATTAGCGGATGCAATGGTCTGCAAAACTCGCCGCAATTCATTACTACGCCAGGGGATGGGCAACTGGGCCCTAAATCTCGGCCTGCTTCTTGAAATCGTCCTGGCCTGTGTAATTTGCTACGTACCCTACATGGACCGCATTTTGAAGACGTATCCCCTGAAGCCAGAGTGGTGGCTACTCGGGCTACCATATGCCatcataatattgatttacGAGGAGTTGAGAAAATGGTGGATTAGAAGGCATCCAGGCGGCTGGTGGGACAGAGAGACATCGTACTAG